agacaggagagagaaaaggtgaCAGTGTGTAGTCTGAGCGGTGGAATATAACTTTGTTTATTCCGTAGTGAAATAAGCAACATTTGCTCCCTTTAGTTGATTAATATCTTCACAAAATATTCTGAACGTTTACATTTTGCTCCTCTTTTatgcaacatttaaatcaatGCAGACAAACCTTGAGCAAACTATTCATACTAAATCAGTTTTCCCTGCCTGGTGCAAAGTACAGCTGCAGCTTCATGCAGACCCGTCTCCCCACCCGTCTCCCAATGAACAAGCAAGCAGTTTTATCATTGAATAGCTATACTGGATATGTATTGCAGATGTCCGTAATCCCATTGTTCCTAGTCAGAAAGAACATGTCCACTATGACATTCTTCCGAGGACAAATTACATCAGTTTTTCATTCATGTGTATTCTTCTTTCAATTACATTACCCACAACGTCCGATTGTTATCTTTTTGGATATCCAGAACAGATATCCACATTAATTTAGTTTTGTTATTAAGTTTATATATACCAATATATTTTCCATACCTTGCTTTAAGGAACATAAGCTTTTTCTACAGTCCTGTAGCCGTACACaaaatcttttttctctctACTCACCGATCTCTTTGCCTAGTCCTGAGCGCAGGATGGCACCAGCCGAGGTGACCACCGCACAGGTCTTGAAGCTGCTCTGGGCCTGCCGCCGGTGCAGTCCCTCCAGGGGAAGAGACGGCACAAGACTAGCCCATCCGAGGGAGGAAAAGGGCTGCTCCGAGCCGTCCACTGTCCTTAGCCGGGCCTGAGCCTTCATTTGACACATCAGCTCCTTAGCACTCTGGGCGGCCCTGCGATGCCCCTTGTAggaaacatggtgtttgttggCACTGACGTAGTCCTTCATGGCGCGCTGCAGCCGAGGACTCAGCATGCCGGCTGACACACGACCCCGCCACAACCGCTGCACCACAGAGGCCGACTTGGAGAAGTAATATTCCTCTAGATCAGAGGAGTCACCGCCCACTCTGCGTGCTGTAGTCCTCATTCTGTTTCCTCGttcttcatcttctccctcatcttcttcttcctcccccccGCCACCACCATGGTAGCGCATAGCGTTGACATGGTTCTGGTACTCCGTTTGGGAAATTCTCTCACGACTCTGGATTGAAGGGTCTGAGTGAGAACCTACATTTTCTGTACCAAAGGAGGACCAGGCGGCCAGGCTCTGTGGGTCCAGGTAGTCCTGGTGGCTGGTCTCCTGGCTACCATAAATGGCGTAGGGAGCGCTGTTGGGGCTGTGGCTCACCTCCAGGCTGAGCTCTGGAGTCGTGAAGCTGGCAGAAGGCTCCGGCTCATCTTTGGGGTAGATGGTAGTTAAGGTGGAAGCCAGTTGAGGTCGGGAGCCCAGGTTGGCTTGCTGTTGATGGGAGGCCTGTATAGAGGCCAGGCGACGGGTGTCAGGGTGCTGGGAGAGTAAAGAGCCAACAGAGGTCAGCGGCTCGTTCACACGAGCATCCAGGAAGTAAGAGAGAAGGCCGAGGAAGAGGAGCACCCAGGCCAGCATTCCCAGCAGCACGAGCCTCCGCCACTGCCTCATACTGGACTTCATTACCTCTCACTCACATACAAGCCTCTTCAGCTGGCCCACCACCAACAAAGCCCCACAGCCAGGACTTAACCTAGAGGTCAGCTGGAGGGcctgtagaagaagaaatctCAGAATGAAACTCCTGAGGGGAGAAAGGGAAAATGTGGAGAAATAAAGCAAAAGGTTTGTGACACTCACCTCAACTGATGCTTCTACTTCTTCATGACCACGTGTCCTCTAGGATTTAACAGAGCCCTGAGAAGAGGAGTGGTACACATTAGTGGAGTCAAGTAGGACTGCAAATTACATCTTCAGTCATCGTGATGTCAACTTGTGCAATAAATACATTGCGAAACAATGATATTAGACTTTTAAAACTGAGATTTTCATGTCCTCTCCTATTACAAAGCAGGTCCAGATGCTATAAAAATACTGTGGAAGTATCAAAACGCTCAATGTACAGAAAAATGCATACAGCCCATACGAGCCGTCAGGACTTTATATAGTGTGTTAGTTTATATAAAGTGCTGGTAAAGTGGTGTTACAGTCGATACCCGGCTGCACTGACGGTGCAGGGATGCTGAGAGCTCAGATGCGTAAGACCTGAAAGCACTCAGAGTGCTTGTTTGGGAGGGGTCTTAAAGAGCTTTAACAGAGCTTTTCAGACAGAGGATGAATACATGTGTTtcttgaacattaaagcatgtactagtagaaactaaaaacacaagtaTTAACCAAAGAGATAAGCAtaatatgtctcctttaaaaTCATTATTGTGATTCCCTATTGGGTTCAATGCAATGTTCAAATCATCTACGAttattcaacaagcaatttgttgtattttatctgTACACTGAACGCAGCAGAAAGGAAGAACCGAGGGTACTTTCATTTATCTAAAGTAACATTGTGATGGCACTATTCACGAAAGAAACCGCATAGTTTAAACTGTGggcatgtaaacaaacacacacaccacaggaaACACCTCCGACAAAGCAGATCTTGGCTGATTGCCACtcttgacaaaaacaaaaaaaaaaggatccaTCTATTAGCTGGAATCAAATCTTTGTGAAATCTAAAAGCACTTGCGTCACAACAAGAActaaattcaattcaaatgaACTTTAAGTCGATGCAGTTTGTTACAACGTGTTCCCAAATGGTGACTTCCGGCTGACCTGCAGTGAAGATGTGTTTCTCACGTAGCAACACTTGATTTGACTAATTGAGCCGTTTGTCTAGACTTTTCCCAGTGTGTAAActcagagctgaaacaattagcaGGTTAATTGGTAGCACTTCACtttaacacccccccccccctcctatttagcatttttaagaACAAACTATAATGCTGCTGTAAGTAGATAAGGACCTTTTAAGGGTCTACTAACGAATCctatgaagacatattttaCATCATTATAACCGTTTTACTGTATAGTCACTCCGATCTTCCCTGAGCCTTAACAAGCCTACAAATAAATTATTCTGACATTAGCGGAGACTAGGCTAATCTCCaatactgcagctgctgcaaaaAATAACATACTTTGGCGATAATCAAACCAGAAATGTGTCACAGAATTGTGCATGTCTTTTACACAGATGatctcattaaaaagaaaaacatctgctCCGTCGTCTGTCACTATTGTAACAACCTCTGCTCCGCTGACACGCACTACGGTTATAAGACGGCTTCAAAAACACTGACTCAACATCTTTACATGTGCGTCAACATGATACCTTTGCTTATTGtattactgtacatttaaaaaaaccacACAAATCATCATCAGTCTGACTTACTCCAATACTCCGGTGTTCAAACACGTTAGGTTCACTGACGGCTCACAGTGTGAAATACACAGCAATGGATGTGAATAAATGAAGCATTTAATTGCCTCACATCAGAAGAACGACAATCCTCTCAACCACACGTAATTATGAGTTCTGGTCTCTTAATGTGGGAGCATTTCTCTCGAGAGTGGCAGGatgggaggaggaaaaaaaaaagctcccgAGTGTTAAGCCTCCTCTAGTCCCAATTACAGCTTCCTGTCTCTGTAGCCACGTCCTGCAGAGCCGAGCAGAAGTGATCTCAGGAGCCCCTGCAGTCCCCTCTCCCCATATACCCAGACATCCAGGCCTCACACAGGAGGCCAAAGCTCATCCCCTGACCCTGGtgaagcagggggggggggaaacagtggGGAGAAACTGGGCCAGAGGGATAAGAGACAGTatgggagaaagaaaataactgCAAAAACTGATGCAATCACtcagaaaagaaacacacatctgcgcacacacacacacacacacacacacagacacacaaatctGATTAACTTTCGAAAACTTGCAGCCTGTGTTGCCTGAGGCTTTAAAGCCATTGGCAGGTGGGGTAGGTGTCAGGCAGTAATCCCCTGTGTAGCAGTTTCAACATGTCTACCAGGCTTGGGTCAAATGTTACTCAGTGGAAAATATGCCATTTAACACCtggaaacaacagcagcaggccGGAcccacaaaaacaacaacagcaaagaaaacaagcagaaaACCACACAGCTGCCACAATGACAATGTTGTCATCAAACAAATGGCATCTATATGCACCACTGCTCAACAGAGGCCCACTGTGgaagtgagtgtgtgcgtgtgtgtaccgAGGCATGCTCTGCATGCATGTGGGTGCGCAGCTAGTTTGCTTCACCTGGCAGCAATCAGGATGTGTGCTTCAGTAACTACGGTGAAACAACATAAATGCGTGGCACAGATGGAGAGGCGGGGGTGGAGGACAGAGCTAGTCTTGTGATGACTACACAAAGAAACAGTACAAAACGGGAAACATGGAAACGAGCCACTGCCAGACAGCAAAGGACGACTAAATGACTTAGTGGGAGTTCGCAGGAGACGGCgatgaacaaaaaaaataaaaagcctgaGCAAATATAAAGCATAGATCTTGCAAAGAGAAATCAAAATCCATTGTAGATATACGttatagaggaagagaggggaagcTTTTGTAAAAGGCAAGAGGAGATTGGTTAAATAATTGCAGACCATTTGCCCTCAGGGGGATAATTATGTGGTTTATGACCTGCatgaaaggaaataaataagaaaagtgAGCGAATAAGCGGTGAACcgagaggaaacaggaagggaaatagctgaagctgcagatttcttttttttttttctcattgatGTGAAGATGTATATCACTTCACAGAGCCCAAGGTCACGTCTGGAAATAGCTCCGACAAACCgtcaaaaacaaagataatCAGTTTACTACaacaaatgacaaacatttgaagcaaataggttaaaaataaaagctggaACGAGATTGTGTTTAGATTTTCTTTCACCATTATTGCTTAAAATGTAATCATGTGACTAGTAGGGTTAAaagtaatgtttgtttttttcccccatcgATAAGTTAATTTGTTTggtgaatataatataatttccgTTCCATTTTTCCTTCCAGCATCTCAAAAGTTCacaaattaacacattatatctcaTATCTGTATGAGATATAATGCGAGATAAAGGAGTCTGGACCTCTTGACCAACACTTTTAGTCTTCAGCACAATCAACTAGTTGCTGAAGTGTAAAAAGGggtaaaaacattatttcactGGAGACGATCAGAGTCTAGAATagtttattcttttaaaaaccCCGAATCTTCCCGGGGAACAGACGAAAGACAGACTGAATGTTCTTGCTCTTATAGAGCCAAAATACCCCGTCCTTATCGGTGGAAAATGGGGATTTTTAGCACGTTAATTGCAGGTCACACGTGTGATATCGTCGCTCTCGTGGCCAGTTTGCTGCCGACATCAACACTTATGAGGTCTCTTCATGGTACGCCTGCTTGTAACCCGTTTGATCATGCCCAGAACTCTGGTGATGGGGTGCTCACATGTTGCTTTGATGTACAAACCTCTGACTTTTCAGACCCTCCAGTTATATGCTCACAGATAGATTGTCTTTTATTATGTAGATAAGCTTCCTAAGAAAatgtaacacaacacatgtttCACAGGGCGTTATGTGCAGGATTATTTCTGCCTACAAACCAAACAGTGATGataagactccaggaagtctcAGCTCCGGGCCAAGAAACAGTCCAGCAAGTTTAAACTCAATATATTCTCAGAAATAACTGCAACCGTCATCTTTATTAGGTGCCATCTGCCAATAAGTAAAGCAAAGTGGCAGCTAATTCAACTACAACCGGCCAGCACTGACTTTTCATTCACAGTGGAGGACTGTCATCTATAAGTGTTTGTACAGCCAGTTAAGAGGAAGTTCAAGAGGGACTTTCCATCACCTGTTGAAGTGCTGGATATTTGTCTTGAGATGAAGCTTGTCCTGCGGGCCTTTGTCAACAGGACAAACTTAGACGATATCTTCTCAACTGTCAGGGCGTCAATGTTGACAAAAGGCTGAACCCAAATACCCGGTCTGAAGACTTAACGCACCCAACCTTTTTTGCGCAATATTTTCatggaccggccttcaaagccTGTGTGGGGGGATAAATgtgacgaaataaaatgatacgaccggcataaaaacaaaagaaaaactcaccattacgccgAATTAgagggagccctgagcttgtgtctctgcaacgagccggtccaatatagggggatcaattcttcaccaatagtaaaaggtttcttcgtcttaggcttgtcttttaatgccgggtgcttggtctccatgtgCCGAAGCCGTTTTGAAGGATTCGTTGTCTCATGTGCGAggctgtgtattatgcagagtggcgcatgagaatcacctgtagtgataaacacgtattttaagtagcaCTCCTGATATCgtcttttaaatgcctcctcattgggtcttttccgt
This portion of the Cottoperca gobio chromosome 21, fCotGob3.1, whole genome shotgun sequence genome encodes:
- the st6gal2a gene encoding beta-galactoside alpha-2,6-sialyltransferase 2, with the translated sequence MKSSMRQWRRLVLLGMLAWVLLFLGLLSYFLDARVNEPLTSVGSLLSQHPDTRRLASIQASHQQQANLGSRPQLASTLTTIYPKDEPEPSASFTTPELSLEVSHSPNSAPYAIYGSQETSHQDYLDPQSLAAWSSFGTENVGSHSDPSIQSRERISQTEYQNHVNAMRYHGGGGGEEEEDEGEDEERGNRMRTTARRVGGDSSDLEEYYFSKSASVVQRLWRGRVSAGMLSPRLQRAMKDYVSANKHHVSYKGHRRAAQSAKELMCQMKAQARLRTVDGSEQPFSSLGWASLVPSLPLEGLHRRQAQSSFKTCAVVTSAGAILRSGLGKEIDNHDAVLRFNAAPTDGYERDVGNKTTIRIINSQILANPKHRFNTSSIYKNVTLVAWDPAPYTVDLHKWFASPDYNLFGPYMEHRKLHPGQPFYILHPSYVWRLWDVIQGNTQENIQPNPPSSGFIGILLMMALCEQVHVYEYIPSMRQTDLCHYHERYYDAACTLGAYHPLLYEKSLIQRINTGPERDLRRKGRVTLPGFRTVNCDI